A stretch of the Archangium violaceum genome encodes the following:
- the sctN gene encoding type III secretion system ATPase SctN: protein MALDLSRYYALIKDAPLYRVRGRVTELTGLVIKASVPGVRVGELVFIKGATRAAVKAEVVGFQGDEVMLMPLGELQGIGPDSEVIPTGRPLAIKCGEALLGRVLNGIGEPMDGKPLPDGLLDWSVDRDCPDPFTRQRIERPLPLGVRCIDGLLTVGEGQRVGLFAGSGVGKSTLMGQIARNTQADLCVVALIGERGREVREFIEDAMGEEGMKRSVLVCATSDQPSLVRLRAAYVATAIAEYFRERGGNVLFMLDTVTRLARAQREIGLAIGEPPARQGYPPSVFSMLPRILERTGNSEKGKCTAIYTCLVAGGDMEEPIADEVRGILDGHFILNRALGERNQWPAMDVLASLSRVMSGIVSKEHKKAAGKLRETLATYEKQRDLILLGAYQYGTDPRTDYAIDKYDAIIDFLKQDTHSNSPFEETVEKLISLFED from the coding sequence ATGGCTCTCGATCTCTCGCGCTACTACGCGCTCATCAAGGACGCACCGCTGTACCGGGTGCGCGGCCGCGTCACCGAGCTGACGGGTCTGGTCATCAAGGCGAGTGTGCCCGGCGTCCGCGTGGGCGAGCTGGTCTTCATCAAGGGCGCGACCCGCGCCGCCGTGAAGGCCGAGGTCGTGGGTTTCCAGGGCGACGAGGTCATGCTCATGCCCCTGGGCGAGCTCCAGGGCATCGGTCCGGACAGTGAGGTCATCCCCACCGGCAGGCCCCTCGCCATCAAGTGCGGGGAGGCGCTGCTGGGCCGCGTGCTCAACGGCATCGGCGAGCCCATGGACGGCAAGCCGCTCCCCGACGGCCTGCTCGACTGGTCGGTGGATCGCGACTGCCCGGATCCCTTCACGCGTCAGCGCATCGAGCGGCCCCTGCCGCTGGGCGTGCGTTGCATCGACGGACTGCTCACGGTGGGAGAGGGCCAGCGCGTGGGCCTCTTCGCCGGCTCGGGCGTTGGTAAGTCCACGCTGATGGGGCAGATCGCCCGCAACACCCAGGCGGACCTGTGCGTGGTGGCGCTGATCGGCGAGCGTGGCCGCGAAGTGCGCGAGTTCATCGAGGACGCCATGGGCGAGGAGGGCATGAAGCGCTCCGTGCTGGTGTGCGCCACCTCGGACCAGCCCAGCCTCGTGCGTCTGCGCGCCGCCTACGTGGCCACCGCCATCGCCGAGTACTTCCGCGAGCGCGGGGGCAACGTGCTCTTCATGCTCGACACGGTGACGCGTCTGGCCCGCGCCCAGCGTGAAATCGGCCTCGCCATCGGTGAGCCCCCGGCGCGTCAGGGCTACCCGCCGAGCGTGTTCTCCATGCTGCCGCGCATCCTCGAGCGCACGGGCAACTCGGAGAAGGGCAAGTGCACCGCCATCTACACGTGCCTGGTGGCCGGCGGTGACATGGAGGAGCCCATCGCCGACGAAGTCCGCGGTATTCTCGACGGCCACTTCATCCTCAACCGTGCCCTGGGCGAGCGCAATCAGTGGCCCGCCATGGACGTGCTGGCCAGCCTCTCCCGTGTGATGAGCGGCATCGTCTCCAAGGAGCACAAGAAGGCCGCGGGCAAGCTGCGCGAGACGCTCGCCACGTACGAGAAGCAGCGCGATCTCATCCTCCTGGGGGCCTACCAGTACGGGACGGACCCCCGGACGGACTACGCCATCGACAAGTACGACGCCATCATCGACTTCCTCAAGCAGGACACCCACTCCAACAGCCCCTTCGAGGAGACCGTCGAGAAGCTCATCTCCCTCTTCGAGGACTGA
- a CDS encoding flagellar assembly protein FliH, producing the protein MPPYRLQTLLEMRERAKEEAEQAFSDAVKALEKQKAELKRMEQELETRKAERKQKVTAYLQQIMAKGNTGPNSFTMMNRYEARLKDEEAQLALEIEQQKEVVKTAEKLVEQRRREMAEAAKELKAIEKHKENWQKQIRAERQAKEELNQEEIGNTLFLMRQRK; encoded by the coding sequence ATGCCCCCTTACCGGTTGCAGACCCTGCTCGAGATGCGCGAGCGCGCGAAGGAGGAGGCCGAGCAGGCCTTCTCCGACGCCGTCAAGGCGCTGGAGAAGCAGAAGGCCGAGCTGAAGCGGATGGAGCAGGAGCTCGAGACCCGCAAGGCCGAGCGCAAGCAGAAGGTGACGGCCTACCTCCAGCAGATCATGGCCAAGGGCAATACCGGGCCCAACAGCTTCACCATGATGAACCGCTACGAGGCGCGCCTCAAGGACGAGGAGGCGCAGCTCGCGCTGGAAATCGAGCAGCAGAAGGAGGTCGTCAAGACCGCCGAGAAGCTGGTCGAGCAGCGGCGGCGGGAGATGGCGGAGGCGGCCAAGGAGCTCAAGGCCATCGAGAAGCACAAGGAGAACTGGCAGAAGCAGATCCGTGCCGAGCGCCAGGCCAAGGAGGAGCTGAACCAGGAGGAAATCGGGAACACCTTGTTCCTGATGCGCCAGCGCAAGTAA
- a CDS encoding flagellar hook-length control protein FliK, which produces MSRVEDDRQAQRAAERLVQEKQLQESKAKQRQEGESAFSRLVQQQKAALPQQPKTPQQQSLGKSVLARLQQEGKSGELRGQQRQLGKSETAQPGQGQGQVTQGRQQDQGVTQTRRESRATDAKVTREALEERGDALSKDSEHAADGVQARLQGRGSLKTNADGGGKQGDGDGKDKKDGSEMGASFRFNPALMAPVPVAKPKPTAGSERLRALANEIAQKIVERVRVGTNAAGNAEFQIDLRNDVLSGLSIKLTAKNGKIQAVFSGGDRDVLKMLEEQRDGLKSALAGRGLTLEELRVEAKS; this is translated from the coding sequence ATGAGCCGAGTCGAAGACGATCGTCAGGCGCAGAGAGCCGCGGAGCGGCTGGTCCAGGAGAAGCAACTCCAGGAGTCCAAGGCGAAGCAGCGCCAGGAGGGGGAGTCCGCCTTCTCCAGGCTGGTGCAGCAGCAGAAGGCCGCGCTGCCTCAGCAGCCCAAGACGCCCCAGCAGCAGAGCCTGGGCAAGTCCGTCCTGGCGCGGCTGCAACAGGAGGGCAAGTCGGGAGAGCTGCGCGGTCAGCAGCGCCAGCTGGGCAAGTCCGAGACGGCGCAGCCCGGACAGGGCCAGGGCCAGGTGACCCAGGGCCGGCAGCAGGACCAGGGCGTGACGCAGACGCGCCGCGAGTCGCGCGCGACGGATGCCAAGGTGACCCGCGAGGCCCTGGAGGAGCGCGGAGATGCGCTCAGCAAGGACAGCGAGCACGCGGCGGATGGCGTGCAGGCCCGGTTGCAGGGCAGGGGCTCGCTCAAGACGAACGCGGACGGCGGCGGCAAGCAGGGCGATGGAGACGGCAAGGACAAGAAGGACGGCTCGGAGATGGGCGCGAGCTTCCGGTTCAACCCCGCGTTGATGGCGCCGGTTCCGGTGGCCAAGCCCAAGCCCACCGCGGGCTCGGAGCGGCTGCGCGCCCTCGCCAACGAGATCGCCCAGAAGATCGTCGAGCGGGTGCGGGTGGGCACCAACGCCGCGGGTAACGCGGAGTTCCAGATCGACCTGCGCAACGACGTGCTCAGCGGCCTGTCCATCAAGCTCACCGCGAAGAACGGGAAGATCCAGGCCGTCTTCAGCGGCGGCGATCGGGACGTGCTGAAGATGCTCGAGGAGCAGCGTGACGGTCTCAAGAGCGCGCTGGCCGGACGGGGTCTCACTCTCGAGGAGCTGAGGGTCGAGGCGAAGTCATGA
- the sctQ gene encoding type III secretion system cytoplasmic ring protein SctQ has protein sequence MSLEADDGSGGHEERTMVVDTRLLKRSAKSWRPYTFKLEKVSLNESRIAGRMRWLTPKAEAIEALCARLKDIFDAQVGFSQESVRVLAPAELRRHLAEPTFLSFLVPGAHRGRAVLELELPLAHAAVDTLLGGAGETVGLRPLTDIEEGVASFVILEAIKALAPGMDPGQPKLRLEGVARGVDEAVARLSEEGPVLVVHLRARLGAQEGMVRVFVPSGVLEVMEPAQVTEQRRAMLQADMRAHLGRLSSVRTWLRAEIGHAEISSHDLASLRVKDVVLVDELSARPDRGEEGTARLRLGLGRQGYLDAQVFVENDQYQARITEVVLGEQALLQRRVPSEADEAAAEALGESGESEDGEEFTDPERRNPLVESGAVDDRMDSGDLLGDIPLQISVELARVPVTADQVVSLRTGQVIELRRAPGEPVDLSVNGKVIARGELVEMEGQLGVRILSLAG, from the coding sequence ATGAGTCTCGAGGCGGATGACGGGTCCGGCGGGCATGAAGAACGGACCATGGTGGTGGACACCCGGCTGCTGAAGCGGTCGGCGAAGTCGTGGCGGCCCTATACCTTCAAGCTGGAAAAGGTTTCTCTCAACGAGTCGCGGATCGCCGGGCGGATGAGGTGGCTGACGCCGAAGGCGGAGGCGATCGAGGCGCTGTGCGCCCGGCTCAAGGACATCTTCGACGCGCAGGTGGGTTTCTCGCAGGAGTCGGTGCGGGTGCTCGCTCCGGCCGAGCTGCGCCGTCACCTGGCCGAGCCCACCTTCCTGTCCTTCCTGGTGCCCGGTGCGCATCGCGGGCGCGCGGTGCTGGAGCTCGAGCTGCCCCTGGCCCACGCGGCGGTGGATACGCTGCTGGGTGGCGCGGGTGAGACGGTGGGCCTGCGGCCCCTGACGGACATCGAGGAGGGCGTGGCGAGCTTCGTCATCCTCGAGGCGATCAAGGCACTGGCTCCAGGGATGGATCCGGGGCAGCCCAAGCTGCGGTTGGAGGGCGTGGCGCGCGGGGTGGACGAGGCGGTGGCGCGGCTGAGCGAGGAGGGACCGGTGCTGGTGGTGCACCTCCGGGCCCGGCTCGGCGCCCAGGAAGGGATGGTCCGCGTCTTCGTTCCCTCGGGCGTGCTGGAGGTGATGGAGCCGGCACAGGTGACCGAGCAGCGGCGGGCGATGTTGCAAGCGGACATGCGGGCCCACCTGGGCCGGCTGTCGTCGGTGCGCACCTGGCTGCGCGCGGAGATCGGCCACGCGGAGATCTCCAGCCATGACCTGGCGAGCCTCCGGGTGAAGGACGTGGTGCTGGTGGACGAGCTCTCGGCCCGGCCGGATCGGGGTGAGGAGGGCACCGCGCGGCTGCGCCTGGGGCTGGGCCGCCAGGGCTACCTGGACGCCCAGGTCTTCGTCGAGAACGACCAGTACCAGGCGCGCATCACCGAGGTGGTGCTCGGCGAGCAGGCCCTCCTCCAGCGGCGCGTGCCTTCCGAGGCGGATGAGGCCGCGGCGGAGGCCCTGGGCGAGTCCGGAGAGTCAGAGGACGGTGAGGAGTTCACCGACCCCGAGAGACGCAACCCCCTGGTGGAGAGTGGAGCCGTGGACGACAGAATGGATTCGGGAGACCTGTTGGGTGACATCCCCCTGCAGATCTCCGTGGAGCTGGCCCGGGTGCCGGTGACGGCGGACCAGGTGGTGTCCCTGCGGACCGGCCAGGTCATCGAGTTGCGCCGGGCGCCCGGCGAGCCGGTGGACCTGTCGGTGAATGGCAAGGTGATTGCCCGGGGCGAGTTGGTGGAGATGGAGGGGCAGCTGGGCGTGCGGATCCTCTCGCTCGCGGGCTGA
- a CDS encoding flagellar biosynthetic protein FliO codes for MAVSPVLPSRPALLVCACVLLAPLARAQAPAPGAQPPAAAEVAPAQPSPSPASATPPSSFEEPSLTDGMKEEPESLGWMLTRTLLLFGAVLASIYLTLNVGLRKLMGLQGMPVGRPSVVSVVERVALDQRRTLFVLKAADEYLLVGGGEAGLQLLSKLDTEAVERIRSERPPANVVPLSPFLKKLLARRDATQQGATQPSGTRPPGA; via the coding sequence ATGGCAGTGTCCCCCGTCCTCCCCTCGCGTCCAGCCCTGCTGGTGTGCGCCTGCGTTCTGTTGGCGCCACTGGCCCGGGCCCAGGCTCCCGCTCCGGGCGCGCAGCCACCTGCCGCCGCCGAAGTGGCACCCGCGCAGCCGTCTCCTTCCCCCGCCTCCGCGACGCCGCCGTCCTCCTTCGAGGAGCCCTCGCTGACGGACGGTATGAAGGAGGAGCCCGAGAGCCTCGGGTGGATGCTGACGCGCACGCTGCTGCTGTTCGGCGCGGTGCTGGCCTCCATCTACCTCACCCTCAACGTGGGCCTGCGCAAGCTGATGGGCCTGCAGGGCATGCCCGTGGGGCGGCCCTCGGTGGTGTCGGTGGTGGAGCGGGTGGCGTTGGATCAACGCCGCACCCTCTTCGTGCTGAAGGCCGCGGACGAGTACCTGCTGGTGGGTGGTGGCGAAGCGGGGTTGCAGTTGCTGTCCAAGCTCGACACCGAGGCCGTGGAGCGCATCCGTTCCGAGCGGCCTCCGGCCAATGTGGTTCCCCTCTCTCCTTTTCTCAAGAAGCTCCTCGCCCGCCGCGACGCCACGCAGCAGGGTGCTACCCAACCGAGCGGCACCCGGCCGCCGGGCGCCTGA
- the sctR gene encoding type III secretion system export apparatus subunit SctR produces MRFTPNVRFPALRLSPWLFTVFFALEPFIAFAQRNKRGGGTSVDAAVNVESVSPDSFASRPLVLMLALAALSLVPFVLMMVTSFVKISVVLSIVRSALGTQQIPPTQVITGLAIILTVYIMAPVGQAMYRASEVDILARGPSLLSSESVGRLMEAASKSKEPLRDFLNKKITAKDRALFFNLAKKMRASEEDRKDLTERDFMIIVPAFVVSELKEAFQIGFLLFVPFIVIDMVVANILLALGMQMLSPTTISMPFKLLLFVVVDGWYLIAKGLVIGYL; encoded by the coding sequence GTGAGATTCACGCCCAACGTTCGCTTCCCCGCCCTCCGTCTCTCGCCGTGGCTCTTCACCGTGTTCTTCGCGCTGGAGCCGTTCATCGCCTTCGCCCAACGCAACAAGCGGGGGGGTGGCACCTCCGTCGACGCGGCGGTGAACGTCGAGTCGGTGAGCCCCGACTCCTTCGCCTCGCGTCCGCTGGTGCTGATGCTGGCGCTGGCCGCGCTGTCGCTCGTCCCCTTCGTGTTGATGATGGTGACGAGCTTCGTGAAGATCTCCGTGGTGCTCTCCATCGTGCGCTCGGCGCTGGGCACCCAGCAGATTCCTCCCACGCAGGTCATCACCGGCCTGGCCATCATCCTCACCGTCTACATCATGGCCCCGGTGGGCCAGGCCATGTACCGGGCCTCGGAGGTGGACATCCTGGCCAGGGGGCCGAGCCTGTTGTCCTCGGAGTCGGTGGGCAGGCTGATGGAGGCGGCCAGCAAGTCCAAGGAGCCGCTGCGCGACTTCCTCAACAAGAAGATCACCGCGAAGGACCGCGCGCTCTTCTTCAACCTGGCCAAGAAGATGCGGGCCTCCGAGGAGGACCGGAAGGATCTCACGGAGCGGGACTTCATGATCATCGTCCCCGCCTTCGTCGTGTCCGAACTGAAGGAGGCCTTCCAGATCGGCTTCCTGCTCTTCGTGCCCTTCATCGTCATCGACATGGTGGTGGCCAACATCCTGCTGGCGCTGGGCATGCAGATGCTCTCGCCCACCACCATCTCCATGCCCTTCAAGCTGCTCCTCTTCGTCGTCGTGGACGGCTGGTACCTCATCGCCAAGGGCCTGGTCATCGGCTACCTGTGA
- the fliQ gene encoding flagellar biosynthesis protein FliQ: MHQLNTILQQALYLVILVSAPPVLMALLVGLIVAVFQATTQIQEQTLSFAPKLVAVFGILALLGPWIGMQLVRFTFHVFDQFPALIR; encoded by the coding sequence ATGCACCAGCTCAACACCATCCTCCAGCAGGCGCTCTACCTGGTCATCCTCGTCTCGGCCCCGCCGGTGCTGATGGCCCTGTTGGTGGGTCTGATCGTCGCCGTCTTCCAGGCCACCACGCAGATCCAGGAGCAGACGCTCTCGTTCGCGCCCAAGCTCGTCGCCGTGTTCGGCATCCTGGCGCTCCTCGGCCCCTGGATTGGCATGCAGCTGGTGCGCTTCACCTTCCACGTCTTCGATCAGTTCCCGGCCCTCATCCGATGA
- a CDS encoding flagellar biosynthetic protein FliR, with protein sequence MNVSEVIARLTEQANLSLVIFTMGLLLCRIMPVLVLSPFLGGEVVPTEIKMGVGVTLSAVLFPAVSSRMGAIPTSALPYIGLLLKEIFIGVALATIVSMVFEAARVAGNIADTMSGSNNAQLFVPQIGQQVSLFSNLKIQLAVVLFLTLNGHHLVINALADSLAIVPLDGFPRFSSGQWSFFELFIRSFADLLKIALALSAPTLLASFLTDMALGAINRVAPQVQVFFISMSIKPLVTVIVVSISLGLIMGRMQAEFASMLAMLRHAVRLLG encoded by the coding sequence ATGAACGTCTCCGAGGTCATCGCCAGGCTGACGGAGCAGGCCAACCTCTCGCTCGTCATCTTCACGATGGGCCTGCTCCTGTGCCGGATCATGCCGGTGCTGGTGCTCTCGCCCTTCCTGGGCGGCGAGGTGGTGCCCACGGAGATCAAGATGGGCGTGGGCGTCACGCTCTCCGCGGTGCTCTTCCCGGCGGTGAGCTCGCGCATGGGCGCCATCCCCACCAGCGCGCTGCCCTACATCGGGTTGCTGCTCAAGGAGATCTTCATCGGCGTGGCGCTGGCGACGATCGTCAGCATGGTCTTCGAGGCGGCGCGGGTGGCCGGCAACATCGCCGACACCATGTCGGGCAGCAACAACGCGCAGCTCTTCGTGCCGCAGATCGGCCAGCAGGTCTCGCTCTTCTCCAACCTCAAGATCCAGCTGGCGGTGGTGCTCTTCCTCACGCTCAATGGCCACCACCTGGTCATCAATGCGCTCGCCGACAGCCTCGCCATCGTGCCCCTGGACGGCTTCCCGCGCTTCAGCTCGGGTCAGTGGTCCTTCTTCGAGCTGTTCATCCGCTCCTTCGCGGACCTGTTGAAGATCGCCCTCGCGCTCTCCGCGCCGACCCTGCTGGCCTCGTTCCTGACGGACATGGCGCTGGGCGCCATCAACCGCGTGGCGCCCCAGGTGCAGGTGTTCTTCATCTCCATGTCCATCAAGCCGCTGGTGACGGTCATCGTCGTCTCCATCTCCCTGGGCCTCATCATGGGGCGGATGCAGGCGGAGTTCGCCTCCATGCTGGCCATGCTTCGCCACGCGGTGCGCCTGCTCGGCTGA
- the sctU gene encoding type III secretion system export apparatus subunit SctU — MSGEKTEEPTQKKLDDARKKGQVWKSKDLTGVFGLVVGLGVVKATWSNVESKLTELFRFSFDHIAHPENLQEATSQLMTMGLSTVILLSLPVVVAVAIMGGLVDFLLVGSLFTMEPLMPKLEKLNPIEGMKNLISKKQLVELLKNVTKISVAAYVTYGVVRDAMPLVVETVRRDVSVALAVMGELVFRLAVRVGLVFFLFAIFDVWWQRKSYMKDQMMSKEDVKKEYKESEGDPHQKAKRKEMAQEILEGAQMEAVKDADVIVTNPDHVAVALKYDKDKDTAPRVLVKGLDFKAERIKAIARERDVPTLRNVPLAHALLRVEVGEEVPEELYDAVAEVLNFVYGLKNANPAARA; from the coding sequence ATGTCCGGCGAAAAGACAGAAGAACCCACACAAAAGAAGCTCGACGACGCACGCAAGAAGGGCCAGGTCTGGAAGAGCAAGGACCTGACGGGCGTGTTCGGCCTCGTGGTGGGCCTGGGCGTGGTCAAGGCGACGTGGTCCAACGTGGAGTCGAAGCTCACCGAGCTCTTCCGGTTCAGCTTCGATCACATCGCCCACCCGGAGAACCTGCAGGAGGCCACCTCTCAGCTCATGACGATGGGCCTGTCCACCGTCATCCTGCTCTCGTTGCCGGTGGTGGTGGCGGTGGCCATCATGGGCGGCCTGGTGGACTTCCTCCTGGTGGGCTCGCTGTTCACGATGGAACCGTTGATGCCCAAGCTGGAGAAGCTCAACCCCATCGAGGGGATGAAGAACCTCATCTCCAAGAAGCAGCTCGTCGAGCTGCTCAAGAACGTGACGAAGATCTCCGTGGCCGCCTACGTGACCTACGGCGTGGTGCGCGATGCCATGCCCCTGGTGGTGGAGACGGTGCGTCGCGACGTCTCGGTGGCCCTGGCGGTGATGGGCGAGCTGGTGTTCCGCCTCGCCGTGCGCGTGGGCCTGGTGTTCTTCCTCTTCGCCATCTTCGACGTCTGGTGGCAGCGCAAGTCGTACATGAAGGACCAGATGATGTCGAAGGAGGACGTGAAGAAGGAATACAAGGAGAGCGAGGGAGATCCGCACCAGAAGGCCAAGCGCAAGGAGATGGCGCAGGAGATTCTGGAGGGCGCGCAGATGGAGGCCGTGAAGGACGCCGACGTCATCGTCACCAACCCGGACCACGTGGCCGTGGCGCTCAAGTACGACAAGGACAAGGACACCGCGCCGCGCGTGCTGGTGAAGGGCCTGGACTTCAAGGCCGAGCGCATCAAGGCCATCGCTCGCGAGCGGGACGTGCCCACGCTGCGCAACGTGCCCCTGGCGCACGCGCTGCTGCGCGTGGAGGTGGGCGAGGAAGTCCCCGAGGAGCTGTACGACGCGGTCGCCGAGGTGCTCAACTTCGTCTACGGCCTGAAGAACGCCAACCCGGCGGCGCGTGCGTGA
- a CDS encoding EscU/YscU/HrcU family type III secretion system export apparatus switch protein, translated as MNDDVEMAIALKYDKDKDTAPRVVAKGLRLKAEKIREIAKQYNIPLMKNVPLANALYRVDVGQEVPEELYDAVAEVLNFVYELQREQQAGGKR; from the coding sequence ATGAATGACGACGTCGAGATGGCGATCGCGCTCAAGTACGACAAGGACAAGGACACCGCGCCGCGCGTGGTGGCCAAGGGCCTGCGCCTCAAGGCGGAGAAGATCCGGGAGATCGCGAAGCAGTACAACATCCCGCTCATGAAGAACGTGCCCCTGGCCAACGCGCTCTACCGCGTCGACGTGGGCCAGGAAGTCCCCGAGGAGCTCTACGACGCCGTCGCGGAGGTCCTCAATTTCGTCTACGAGCTGCAGCGCGAGCAGCAGGCAGGCGGCAAACGTTGA